Proteins found in one Desulfovermiculus halophilus DSM 18834 genomic segment:
- the bioD gene encoding dethiobiotin synthase has product MSSCSDSRRLFVAGTDTGVGKTAVCLLLMHYFLSKGLNPFYLKPFQTGVQSPGDPDGDASFIYRHIDQLKAKDPSESSPYCFPQPKAPLPAAKSAGVSIDMKKIETIVEEKKQTYSPLIVEGAGGLLVPITDDLLCVDLIGRMQAETILVARAGLGTINHTLLSVESLVGRGLKPAMIVFVDCSPDRMPRQLITENMQAVEAFSGIRVCGVIDRIADFSQVDPKHLLLFDQALTECS; this is encoded by the coding sequence ATGAGTTCCTGCAGTGATTCCAGGCGACTGTTCGTGGCCGGCACTGACACCGGGGTTGGCAAAACCGCAGTCTGCCTCCTCTTGATGCACTATTTCCTGTCTAAGGGACTGAATCCTTTTTATCTAAAGCCTTTCCAGACCGGGGTTCAATCCCCAGGGGATCCTGACGGCGACGCCTCTTTCATCTACCGGCATATCGATCAGCTGAAGGCAAAAGATCCGTCCGAATCGTCGCCCTATTGCTTCCCGCAGCCTAAAGCTCCCTTGCCTGCGGCAAAGTCTGCCGGGGTGTCCATCGACATGAAAAAAATCGAAACAATCGTTGAAGAAAAAAAACAAACCTACAGCCCGTTGATCGTCGAGGGTGCGGGCGGCCTGTTGGTTCCAATAACCGATGACCTGCTCTGCGTGGATCTGATTGGCCGTATGCAAGCCGAAACCATTCTCGTGGCCCGGGCCGGTCTCGGAACCATCAACCATACCCTCTTGTCTGTGGAATCCTTGGTCGGCAGGGGGTTGAAGCCGGCCATGATTGTCTTCGTGGATTGCAGTCCCGACCGGATGCCCAGGCAATTGATCACGGAAAACATGCAGGCGGTGGAAGCATTTTCCGGGATCCGCGTCTGCGGGGTCATCGATCGAATTGCCGACTTCAGCCAGGTGGATCCTAAGCACTTGCTTTTGTTTGATCAGGCTCTGACCGAATGCAGTTAA
- a CDS encoding aminotransferase class I/II-fold pyridoxal phosphate-dependent enzyme codes for MFAHKFERRLLSQRKAGLFRDPPLLDGRNGKHVYVDGAKVLNLSSNDYLGLGSSQKVNEIVAQNFLKFGSSASSSRLVSANHKVIHQAESAFAEYFGYDECVFFPSGYQANLAVVSTFFDQEDRVFFDKHIHASSVTGLKAGQCQFSGFKHNNLAHLEKRLEKSGRDTTAVLTESLFSMDGDILDVAEFKRLKARHGFLSVIDEAHAFGALGPGGQGIGKDAADIAPGTLGKAMGLFGAFVLMPKGLKSYLFNFASPLIYSTSLPAAHAASALEILKIVEESEDRRERLQKNSRYLRDRLAEAGFQVAGDAHILAVEIGEETKTYRISRRLLERGMFVFSARYPTVPQGRAILRLSMTAMHDEKDIRFFVEQLKEICEHEFLQ; via the coding sequence ATGTTTGCGCACAAATTCGAACGGCGTCTGCTGAGTCAACGCAAAGCGGGACTGTTCCGCGATCCGCCCCTCTTGGATGGCCGCAATGGCAAGCACGTATATGTCGACGGGGCAAAGGTGCTGAACTTGTCCTCCAATGATTATCTCGGGCTGGGAAGTTCGCAAAAGGTCAACGAAATAGTGGCCCAAAATTTCTTGAAGTTCGGCTCGTCTGCGTCTTCATCCCGGCTCGTATCAGCCAACCACAAGGTTATACACCAGGCCGAATCGGCCTTTGCCGAGTATTTCGGATATGACGAATGCGTCTTTTTCCCCAGCGGGTACCAAGCCAATCTTGCTGTGGTCTCCACCTTTTTCGACCAGGAGGACCGCGTGTTTTTCGACAAGCATATCCATGCCAGCTCGGTAACCGGTTTGAAAGCCGGTCAATGCCAGTTTTCGGGTTTTAAGCACAACAACCTTGCCCACCTAGAAAAGCGGCTTGAAAAATCGGGGCGCGACACGACCGCCGTTCTTACTGAGTCTCTTTTCAGCATGGACGGGGATATTTTGGACGTTGCGGAATTCAAGCGATTGAAAGCCAGGCATGGATTTCTCTCCGTTATCGACGAGGCCCATGCTTTCGGAGCTCTGGGACCGGGAGGACAGGGAATCGGCAAAGACGCGGCAGACATCGCTCCGGGAACACTGGGCAAAGCCATGGGCCTTTTCGGTGCCTTTGTCCTTATGCCCAAAGGCCTCAAATCATATCTCTTCAACTTTGCCTCGCCGTTGATTTATTCTACATCTCTGCCCGCGGCCCACGCTGCCTCGGCTCTGGAAATCCTGAAGATAGTGGAAGAAAGCGAGGACAGGCGCGAACGGCTGCAAAAAAACAGTCGATACTTGAGGGACCGCTTGGCGGAGGCTGGATTTCAAGTTGCCGGCGACGCCCATATCCTCGCGGTGGAAATCGGCGAGGAAACAAAGACCTATCGGATATCCAGACGTCTCCTGGAAAGAGGCATGTTTGTTTTTTCCGCCCGCTATCCAACGGTCCCCCAGGGCAGGGCAATTCTTCGTTTGAGCATGACGGCCATGCACGATGAAAAGGACATCCGATTTTTCGTCGAACAACTAAAGGAGATATGCGAGCATGAGTTCCTGCAGTGA
- a CDS encoding beta-ketoacyl-[acyl-carrier-protein] synthase family protein, translating into MGNRVVVTAADLISPLGTCIDRVVENIRKDRTFFARTEFDPSVSAAGVSDFEIKNSTGRNKNLRYLNRGASLAVATALNVLGQSCLNHSERARAGLFCAAGPNLDISGEIPRIENKAMPEKELPALWMLRFLPNTASSMIAQLGGIHGENLTVGTACSASLQAIGEAFRKVRDGYLALALAGGGDSRLNPGGILAYTKARALRVETSAPPDCYPIFDQRRDGFLPGEGGAFVLLESLDHARQRKANILGEILGYGCSLDGHAMTAPDVQAKQPEKAVRKALDDAGTTPADIDTVCAHGTGTPLNDDMESSLISRVFAQSLPSVIALKSWIGHLASACGAVELAILLGLLQTGLLPAIRNLERPISDKVRFVAQNHQSSSAQAVIQNFGFGGQNAALVVAPWK; encoded by the coding sequence ATGGGAAATCGAGTAGTAGTCACCGCGGCGGACCTGATTTCCCCCTTGGGAACCTGCATAGACCGGGTTGTCGAAAATATCCGGAAGGACCGAACTTTCTTTGCCCGGACCGAGTTCGATCCTTCGGTCTCTGCTGCCGGGGTGAGTGATTTCGAGATCAAAAACTCTACAGGCAGGAACAAGAACCTGCGCTACTTGAATAGAGGTGCGAGCTTGGCAGTGGCCACGGCACTCAACGTCCTTGGACAATCGTGTCTGAACCATTCAGAACGAGCGCGGGCTGGATTATTCTGCGCGGCGGGTCCAAACCTGGATATCAGTGGGGAAATACCCAGGATCGAAAACAAGGCCATGCCGGAAAAGGAACTGCCGGCACTGTGGATGCTTCGTTTCCTTCCCAATACGGCCTCGTCCATGATCGCCCAGCTTGGGGGAATCCACGGGGAAAACCTCACTGTGGGCACGGCCTGCTCGGCATCGCTGCAGGCAATCGGGGAAGCTTTTCGCAAGGTCCGGGACGGATACCTTGCCCTGGCCCTGGCCGGGGGCGGTGATTCCCGCCTGAATCCGGGAGGCATCCTGGCCTATACCAAAGCCCGGGCCCTTCGGGTTGAAACCAGTGCTCCACCCGACTGCTATCCGATATTCGACCAAAGACGCGACGGATTCCTGCCGGGCGAGGGAGGAGCATTCGTTCTTTTGGAATCTCTGGATCATGCAAGACAGAGAAAGGCAAACATCTTGGGAGAAATTTTGGGCTACGGCTGCTCCTTGGACGGACATGCCATGACCGCTCCGGACGTCCAAGCCAAGCAGCCGGAAAAAGCGGTCAGGAAGGCCCTGGACGACGCAGGTACGACACCGGCCGATATTGACACAGTGTGCGCTCACGGCACGGGAACACCGCTCAACGACGACATGGAATCGAGCCTGATATCCCGAGTCTTTGCCCAATCGCTTCCTTCCGTGATCGCCCTCAAATCCTGGATCGGGCACCTGGCCTCAGCCTGTGGTGCAGTCGAGCTGGCCATTCTCCTCGGTCTTTTGCAAACCGGCCTCTTGCCTGCAATACGCAACCTCGAACGGCCGATTTCGGATAAGGTCCGATTTGTTGCCCAAAACCACCAATCCTCTTCAGCCCAAGCCGTCATTCAAAACTTCGGGTTCGGGGGACAAAACGCAGCCTTGGTTGTTGCTCCATGGAAGTGA
- a CDS encoding nitroreductase family protein, with the protein MDPKDVEQLLESRRSIRKYREEMPSEKLLEEMIQCALHAPSPSNSQPVRFVRFKSSDSRQRLHQTMGAAKERYLAHIAKYPGFKSLRNKINFFYRHSVFMFDAPVLMAAGTIAGLPGLTRHLSPAEVSHDRRKKDRDLDISLGLAVKGFILKAHSLGLGTCILTAPLHFVPDLDHVLPQDELRLKCFITVGFPDQTPDLPPRRTVGDIYREI; encoded by the coding sequence ATGGACCCTAAGGACGTGGAACAATTGCTGGAGAGCAGGCGAAGCATTCGAAAGTATAGGGAAGAAATGCCTTCGGAAAAATTGCTGGAGGAAATGATCCAGTGCGCCCTTCACGCGCCGTCGCCGTCTAACAGCCAGCCAGTTCGTTTTGTCCGTTTCAAATCATCCGACAGCCGGCAAAGACTGCACCAAACCATGGGTGCAGCCAAGGAAAGGTATCTGGCCCACATTGCCAAGTATCCAGGTTTCAAAAGCCTCCGCAATAAAATCAACTTCTTCTATCGCCATAGCGTCTTCATGTTTGACGCTCCAGTGTTGATGGCCGCTGGAACCATAGCCGGACTCCCTGGATTGACCAGGCACTTGTCCCCGGCGGAGGTGAGCCACGACCGGCGGAAAAAGGACAGAGACCTGGACATCTCCCTTGGACTGGCTGTCAAAGGCTTCATTCTGAAAGCCCACTCTCTGGGCTTGGGAACCTGCATTCTTACAGCTCCCTTGCATTTTGTTCCTGACCTTGACCACGTCCTTCCCCAGGACGAGCTGAGGCTCAAATGCTTCATCACCGTGGGTTTTCCGGACCAAACCCCTGACCTTCCACCCAGGAGAACAGTTGGGGATATCTACCGGGAGATATAG
- a CDS encoding acyl carrier protein: MSLLTEVTEAITEILDIEESSITEDTYLIRDLGAESIDLLELTVELNKRTGTEIVDDHLFMRRLREHLIEVEATHQNPEIFLMEKYPFLSRQRVKDIISDLEGGPVLKVGDLASYLNWKGAYGP, from the coding sequence ATGAGCCTACTGACCGAGGTCACCGAAGCCATCACCGAGATACTGGATATCGAGGAATCCTCCATCACAGAGGATACCTATCTTATCAGGGACCTGGGTGCCGAGTCCATCGATCTGCTGGAACTGACCGTGGAGCTGAACAAACGAACCGGGACGGAAATAGTCGACGACCATCTTTTTATGCGAAGACTTCGCGAGCATCTCATCGAAGTCGAAGCCACTCATCAAAACCCCGAGATTTTCCTGATGGAGAAATATCCGTTTCTCTCCAGGCAACGGGTGAAGGACATTATCTCTGATCTGGAGGGTGGCCCGGTTCTGAAAGTCGGAGATCTGGCATCCTATCTGAATTGGAAGGGAGCCTATGGACCCTAA
- a CDS encoding SDR family NAD(P)-dependent oxidoreductase, with product MNLSFSGNSALILGGSSEAALAAARCMLESGIKPILSYRDSIGLEKIQTEFILELDSIETVLLDFNDPETLAYLEGGAAESPDFLVDFAQEDFERYVCSARTQDIYSFFQANVAFRASVLKRIGRGMLQRKKGRCVFISSAAASRTNPGQGFYAAAKLASEALYKNLGTELGSRGVTAVVLRPGYIDAGRGRRYLGNNKEHVLAKIPTKRALTSREVAENVLFLLSDTASGFNAVDLVLDGGLTAKKT from the coding sequence ATGAATCTTTCCTTTTCTGGGAATTCGGCCCTGATCCTGGGCGGGAGCTCGGAAGCGGCCCTGGCCGCTGCCCGATGCATGCTGGAATCGGGAATAAAGCCGATCCTGTCCTATCGGGATTCGATCGGGCTGGAAAAGATCCAAACCGAATTCATCCTGGAGCTAGACAGCATCGAAACAGTCCTCCTTGATTTCAATGATCCGGAAACACTGGCTTATTTGGAAGGGGGAGCGGCCGAGTCTCCGGACTTTCTGGTCGATTTCGCCCAGGAAGACTTTGAACGCTACGTCTGCTCAGCCCGCACCCAGGATATTTATTCTTTTTTTCAGGCCAATGTGGCTTTTCGGGCCTCGGTCTTGAAACGAATCGGACGAGGTATGCTGCAAAGAAAAAAAGGCAGATGCGTGTTCATTTCTTCTGCGGCGGCATCACGGACCAATCCCGGTCAAGGTTTTTATGCCGCGGCCAAACTGGCTTCCGAGGCCCTGTATAAAAACCTGGGGACGGAACTGGGCTCCCGGGGAGTCACTGCAGTTGTCTTGCGGCCCGGCTATATAGATGCCGGCAGAGGCCGCCGGTATCTTGGAAATAACAAGGAGCATGTTCTGGCCAAGATCCCGACAAAACGCGCCCTGACCAGCCGGGAAGTGGCCGAGAACGTACTTTTTCTGCTATCCGACACAGCCTCTGGCTTCAACGCTGTCGACCTTGTCTTGGACGGAGGCTTGACTGCAAAGAAGACCTGA